One segment of Tamlana crocina DNA contains the following:
- a CDS encoding RND transporter, giving the protein MTKKRIAVIVGLIIIPVLAYSFFSSSSDENVSITSKVVRGTFLNEVFISGEAQSTSSKEINGPSNAQRFGLYNIKIQDLVPEGTVVKKGDYIGKLDVSELNGKILDAQLNLEKAESRYIQQQLDTTLTLKQERTAIKDLLFKIEEYKLELSRSTYEPPATIRSLEINIEKTERDLKEKKADYSIKKSQANAKMIEVGTEVSKYKKQIDELMELQKEFTIFSDDEGMVTYVKEWNGTKKKVGSTISPWQPAIASLPDLTKMESKTYSNEVDIRKIKKGLTAKVGFDAFPDIELDGVVTEVANVGETKAGSDIKLFQVLIKLNGTSKNIRPGMTTSNRILTKQEEDVLMIPLEAIFSKDSISYAYVKSGLSIEKKQLELGLSNNEVIIVNKGLKEGDVVYLNQPEDLDDKSITLLK; this is encoded by the coding sequence ATGACAAAAAAACGTATAGCCGTAATTGTTGGCTTAATCATCATTCCTGTTCTCGCCTATTCCTTTTTCAGCTCTTCAAGCGATGAAAACGTTTCAATTACAAGCAAAGTGGTAAGAGGCACTTTTTTAAACGAAGTATTTATTTCTGGCGAAGCGCAATCTACAAGCTCAAAAGAAATTAACGGCCCAAGCAACGCCCAGCGTTTTGGTTTGTACAATATCAAAATTCAAGATTTGGTTCCCGAAGGCACGGTGGTAAAAAAGGGCGATTATATCGGAAAACTGGATGTTTCAGAACTTAACGGAAAAATTCTGGATGCTCAATTGAACTTGGAAAAAGCGGAATCCAGATACATTCAGCAGCAACTCGACACCACGCTTACATTAAAACAAGAGCGTACTGCCATAAAAGATTTATTGTTTAAAATTGAGGAATACAAATTGGAATTATCGCGCTCTACTTACGAACCACCCGCCACCATCAGGTCTTTGGAAATTAATATTGAAAAAACAGAACGTGATTTAAAGGAAAAGAAAGCCGATTATTCCATTAAAAAAAGTCAGGCCAATGCTAAAATGATTGAAGTAGGCACCGAGGTTTCAAAATACAAAAAGCAAATTGATGAATTGATGGAACTTCAAAAGGAGTTTACCATTTTTTCTGATGACGAAGGCATGGTAACCTACGTAAAGGAATGGAATGGCACCAAAAAGAAAGTCGGCTCCACCATTTCACCGTGGCAACCCGCTATTGCTAGCCTTCCAGACTTAACAAAAATGGAATCGAAAACCTATAGTAACGAGGTAGATATCCGAAAAATAAAAAAAGGACTCACCGCCAAAGTAGGATTTGATGCCTTCCCGGATATTGAATTGGATGGTGTAGTAACCGAAGTGGCCAATGTAGGTGAAACCAAAGCAGGATCAGACATCAAATTGTTTCAGGTATTGATAAAATTGAATGGCACCAGCAAAAATATTCGTCCGGGCATGACCACCTCCAACCGAATACTCACCAAACAAGAGGAAGATGTTTTAATGATTCCGTTAGAAGCGATTTTTTCAAAAGATTCCATCAGCTATGCCTATGTAAAGTCGGGCTTATCCATCGAGAAAAAGCAATTGGAATTGGGACTTTCCAACAACGAGGTAATAATAGTAAACAAAGGATTAAAAGAAGGCGATGTGGTTTACCTAAACCAACCTGAAGATTTGGATGATAAAAGTATAACTCTATTGAAGTAA
- a CDS encoding ABC transporter permease has translation MIDKILLEKLKSNFSEAFWFIKTNKVRTFLTALGIIFGVASVIAMLAIGSGAEKEILAQLELVGVNNIVVTPIPDEEKKDTSETEEEAKNSESKRFSKGLDVLDAVNVKKHIPSVKVVSPEIIMNTYMINNGKQNPVKLIGIEPSFFETSNISLDKGKSFSEFQIKNALPVCIVGKKVEKKLFTGESALGKQIKVKDVWLQVIGVIEEKLISDKAQENLGIRDLNEDVYIPINTFLVRYKDRKIISDNPAAQNRNQNGPATKTPRGNYHQIDKLTVQVTNSNQLKATAEVLSKMLKRRHNDVLDFEITIPIQLLKQQQKTKQIFNIVLSIIAGISLLIGGIGIMNIMLASVLERTKEIGIIRAIGATEEDVILQFLSESVLISVGGGIVGILLGIISAYIIELVSGIETVLSITSIMVSFFIAVLVGLTFGIFPAKAAAKKRPIEALRTE, from the coding sequence ATGATAGATAAAATACTTTTAGAAAAGCTAAAATCTAACTTCAGCGAAGCGTTTTGGTTTATAAAAACCAACAAGGTTCGCACTTTTTTAACGGCTTTAGGCATTATTTTTGGTGTGGCATCGGTTATTGCCATGTTGGCCATTGGTAGCGGTGCCGAAAAAGAAATCTTGGCGCAGTTGGAACTCGTTGGGGTTAACAATATTGTGGTAACGCCCATTCCCGACGAAGAAAAGAAAGACACCAGTGAAACCGAGGAAGAAGCCAAAAACAGCGAATCCAAACGGTTTTCAAAAGGATTGGATGTTCTGGATGCGGTTAACGTAAAAAAGCATATTCCCAGTGTTAAAGTGGTAAGCCCCGAAATTATCATGAACACTTACATGATCAATAACGGTAAACAAAACCCCGTAAAACTGATTGGTATTGAACCCAGTTTTTTCGAAACTTCGAATATTTCATTAGACAAAGGAAAATCGTTTTCTGAATTTCAGATTAAAAATGCACTTCCCGTTTGCATTGTCGGTAAAAAAGTAGAAAAGAAACTATTTACCGGAGAGAGTGCTCTGGGGAAACAAATAAAAGTTAAAGACGTTTGGCTGCAAGTTATCGGCGTTATTGAAGAAAAATTAATTTCTGACAAGGCTCAGGAAAATTTAGGCATCAGAGATTTAAACGAAGATGTTTACATTCCCATAAACACGTTTTTGGTAAGGTATAAAGACCGGAAAATAATCAGTGATAATCCTGCGGCACAAAACCGAAACCAAAACGGCCCAGCCACAAAAACACCTCGTGGCAATTATCACCAAATTGATAAACTCACCGTACAAGTTACGAATTCCAACCAATTGAAAGCTACCGCCGAAGTATTGAGTAAAATGCTAAAACGTCGCCACAACGATGTGTTGGATTTTGAAATCACCATCCCCATTCAACTACTCAAGCAGCAGCAAAAAACAAAACAGATTTTCAATATTGTACTCAGTATTATTGCTGGTATTTCGTTGCTTATTGGAGGTATTGGCATTATGAATATTATGTTGGCATCGGTGCTGGAACGCACTAAGGAAATTGGCATTATCCGAGCCATTGGTGCTACCGAAGAAGATGTGATTTTACAGTTCCTTTCGGAGTCGGTTTTAATCAGTGTTGGCGGTGGAATAGTCGGCATTTTACTCGGCATCATCAGCGCTTACATTATCGAACTTGTCTCCGGTATTGAAACGGTTCTGTCTATAACATCCATTATGGTTTCCTTTTTCATTGCCGTTTTGGTGGGGCTAACCTTTGGAATTTTCCCCGCAAAGGCAGCCGCAAAAAAACGCCCCATTGAAGCCCTTAGAACCGAATAA
- a CDS encoding TolC family protein, producing MKLKLFIALVIFPLITFSQTQKITLSEAISMAKKKSPDYKINLNRNQASYWQYKNYKARFLPELSLNAILPEYRNAVRRLTNDEGQDIFVNQNQLLLEGGLSISQSVPFTGGVLSINSNLERIELFGLDDNIGYSVIPFSVNYFQNSVLFNEFKWDKKIEPLVYEESKRDFIENMEQISVSTANRYFALLKSQMQLEIAKTNLKNQDTLYQIAEGRFKMGKIAENELLQMELTLLNSKNNVTTNTVEVKRTSQNLARYLELGTENIELAVPEELPLFNVDIEKALSEAQNNRKAVIEFRRKRLEAEKEVAFQKGNNRLRLGVSANFGISQNGDDFNNLFNNYNKQQNVRVSLGIPIFDWGVSKSRRKMAEANLDLTNNNIKQDQQEFEQEIYLHVLNWSNQRDFLFTSEKAKEVATKRYDISQKRYILGKITITELNIALRERDESVLKYLNSLESFWRDYYILRQLTLYDFINDKKIEVEDVLYD from the coding sequence ATGAAACTAAAACTATTTATCGCACTCGTTATTTTTCCTTTAATCACGTTTTCGCAAACCCAAAAAATCACCCTTTCCGAAGCCATTAGTATGGCCAAGAAAAAATCGCCAGATTACAAGATAAATCTGAATAGAAACCAAGCGAGTTATTGGCAATATAAAAACTATAAAGCCCGTTTTTTACCCGAGTTAAGCCTCAACGCCATTTTACCCGAATATAGAAATGCAGTAAGAAGACTAACTAACGATGAAGGACAGGATATTTTTGTAAACCAAAACCAATTACTACTTGAAGGAGGTTTGTCTATTTCACAAAGTGTGCCCTTTACCGGAGGGGTACTTTCAATAAATTCTAATTTAGAGCGTATTGAACTTTTTGGCCTCGATGACAATATTGGCTATTCCGTTATCCCTTTCAGTGTGAATTATTTTCAGAATTCCGTATTATTCAACGAGTTTAAGTGGGACAAAAAAATAGAACCTTTGGTTTATGAAGAATCCAAAAGGGACTTTATTGAAAATATGGAGCAGATTTCGGTGAGCACTGCCAATAGATATTTTGCGTTGCTAAAGTCGCAAATGCAGTTGGAAATCGCCAAGACCAATCTTAAAAATCAGGACACCCTTTACCAAATTGCCGAAGGCCGATTCAAAATGGGAAAAATTGCCGAAAATGAATTGTTGCAAATGGAACTTACCCTTTTAAATTCCAAAAACAACGTGACCACCAATACCGTTGAAGTAAAACGGACGTCGCAAAATTTGGCCAGATATTTGGAATTGGGCACCGAAAATATCGAGTTGGCCGTTCCAGAAGAATTACCGCTGTTTAACGTGGATATTGAAAAAGCACTGAGCGAAGCCCAAAATAATCGAAAGGCCGTTATTGAATTTAGAAGAAAACGCTTGGAAGCCGAAAAGGAAGTGGCGTTTCAAAAAGGCAATAACCGATTGAGACTGGGTGTTTCTGCTAATTTTGGTATTTCGCAAAACGGTGACGATTTCAATAATCTGTTTAATAATTACAACAAACAGCAAAATGTTCGTGTGTCGTTGGGCATTCCCATTTTCGATTGGGGCGTATCAAAATCCCGTCGGAAAATGGCCGAGGCTAACCTCGATTTAACCAACAACAACATAAAACAAGACCAGCAGGAATTCGAACAGGAAATTTATCTGCATGTACTCAATTGGAGTAACCAACGTGATTTTTTATTCACTTCGGAAAAAGCAAAGGAAGTCGCTACCAAACGATACGATATTTCACAAAAACGATACATTTTGGGCAAAATCACAATCACCGAATTAAACATTGCCCTTCGAGAACGTGATGAATCCGTACTAAAATATTTAAACTCGTTAGAAAGTTTTTGGCGCGATTATTACATTTTAAGGCAACTCACACTTTACGATTTTATAAACGACAAAAAAATAGAAGTTGAAGATGTGCTTTATGATTAA
- the murQ gene encoding N-acetylmuramic acid 6-phosphate etherase — translation MGFTKTTEQDSNYNHLENMSVSELLTNINNEDKTVPYAVEKSLPQIEKLVEQIVSKLKTGGRLFYIGAGTSGRLGILDASECPPTFGVPHELVVGLIAGGDQAIRKAVEFAEDSLTLGWEDLQKHQINSKDVVVGIAASGTTPYVISALKACSENNIITGCITCNQESPLSKTAQFPIEVIVGPEFVTGSSRMKAGTAQKLVLNMITTSTMIQLGHIKGNKMVDMQLSNNKLVDRGTRMIMAELDIPQKEAEALLKKHKNVRLAIQNYNNYGQ, via the coding sequence ATGGGTTTTACAAAAACTACCGAGCAGGATTCAAACTACAACCACTTGGAAAACATGTCGGTTTCAGAATTATTGACCAACATCAATAATGAAGACAAAACCGTGCCTTATGCCGTTGAAAAGTCGCTTCCGCAGATAGAAAAATTGGTGGAACAAATTGTATCAAAATTAAAAACGGGAGGCCGGCTGTTTTATATCGGTGCGGGCACCAGTGGCCGATTGGGCATTTTGGATGCTTCGGAATGTCCGCCCACCTTTGGCGTACCCCACGAATTGGTAGTCGGGCTTATTGCCGGTGGCGACCAAGCCATCAGAAAAGCCGTTGAATTTGCTGAAGATTCATTAACCTTGGGTTGGGAAGATTTACAAAAACACCAAATCAATAGCAAAGATGTGGTAGTTGGCATTGCAGCTTCGGGCACCACACCTTACGTGATTTCAGCATTAAAAGCCTGTAGCGAAAACAACATCATTACGGGCTGCATCACTTGTAACCAGGAGAGTCCGTTGTCTAAAACGGCACAATTCCCTATTGAAGTTATCGTGGGACCAGAGTTTGTTACGGGAAGTTCCAGAATGAAAGCCGGAACCGCGCAAAAACTGGTTCTAAACATGATTACCACTTCCACAATGATTCAACTGGGGCATATTAAGGGCAACAAAATGGTGGATATGCAACTGAGTAACAATAAGTTGGTGGACCGAGGTACAAGAATGATTATGGCCGAACTCGATATTCCACAAAAAGAAGCCGAAGCCCTGCTCAAAAAACATAAAAACGTGCGATTAGCAATTCAAAATTATAACAACTATGGACAATAA
- a CDS encoding DUF6095 family protein, with product MDNKTDKVVLFKGIKILIFAVLSLFIGPILLTFAFSQPENSLYIPLLIVGCLICAMAVFLIFKGIKIIMSSMFKNK from the coding sequence ATGGACAATAAAACAGATAAAGTCGTTCTTTTTAAAGGCATAAAAATTTTAATATTTGCAGTATTGAGCCTGTTTATTGGCCCTATTTTGTTAACCTTTGCTTTTAGTCAACCAGAAAACTCCCTTTACATTCCTCTTTTAATTGTTGGGTGCTTAATATGTGCCATGGCCGTATTTTTAATTTTTAAGGGCATCAAAATCATCATGAGCAGTATGTTTAAAAACAAATAG
- a CDS encoding helix-turn-helix domain-containing protein has product MSTNRELDLAWNFVNFTNRSMFLTGKAGTGKTTFLHRLKKDSLKRLVVVAPTGVAAINAKGVTIHSFFQMPFGPILPDTDLNASKGFNRKFSKTKINIIKSMDLLVIDEISMVRSDLLDGIDRTLRRFRNRNKVFGGIQVLMIGDLQQLSPVIKEQEWELLKHVYNNGFFFSSHAFKQCNAVTIELKHIYRQESPKFIDILNEIRNNRLSESAAFELNKRFIKDFIPKPDEGYISLTTHNNKAEATNRSELEKIESKSKEYKAIIDGKFPEYSYPNQENLELKVGAQVMFVKNDSSPDKRYFNGKIGKVIHLDSDEVMVHCPDDDFNIIVTPEIWENINYTVDPDTKAISEEKIGSFTQIPLRLAWAITIHKSQGLTFEKAIIDAEGAFAHGQTYVALSRCKSLEGLVLKSKIHSNQIISDAHVTAFNEDAENNAPDENILEDSRKNFQLDLIEELFDFYELLYPVNRILDIYYKNRTIVEGPVEKVFLKIKDTLTHFLKIGNGFKNQLKELSYQSNELPELNETIQDRFKKAMAYFKVQTETNIAEPLKTFGFTTDNQAVGSEITKQLDNFEELLDIKLLYFNKISNGFNSNLFLELRAKAVFNAKQQPKKKRKSVVEGTSNVELFEKLRLLRNDIAQEKCLVHFQVFTQKALYDMCETLPTNNGELLKVNGMGKTRVEKYGTAILKVIRTYCEEHDIEISGEAEIFDEPKKTKKKVDTKKESLQLFQSGKSIEDIAEERELTSNTIFGHLTSFIATGEVKITDLMTAEDYDELKSIIPQKSFEGLSDLKQQLDDKYSYAELRLVVNDLAKS; this is encoded by the coding sequence ATGTCCACAAACAGAGAACTTGATCTAGCTTGGAATTTTGTGAATTTTACTAACCGCTCTATGTTTTTAACAGGTAAAGCTGGGACGGGAAAGACTACCTTTCTACATCGACTGAAAAAGGACAGTTTAAAGCGTTTAGTAGTTGTAGCACCAACAGGTGTTGCTGCCATAAATGCGAAAGGTGTTACCATTCATTCATTTTTTCAGATGCCTTTCGGGCCGATTCTACCCGATACCGATTTGAATGCGTCCAAGGGATTCAATAGAAAATTCAGTAAAACAAAGATCAACATCATTAAATCAATGGATCTGTTGGTTATTGATGAAATAAGTATGGTACGTTCAGATTTGTTGGATGGTATTGACCGTACTTTACGTCGCTTCAGAAACAGAAATAAAGTTTTCGGTGGGATACAAGTACTTATGATTGGCGATTTACAACAACTTTCACCGGTTATTAAAGAGCAAGAATGGGAACTGTTGAAACACGTTTATAATAATGGTTTCTTTTTCAGTAGTCATGCTTTCAAGCAATGTAATGCGGTAACCATTGAGTTAAAACATATTTACAGACAGGAAAGCCCTAAGTTTATAGACATACTCAATGAGATAAGAAACAATCGACTTTCGGAGTCGGCCGCATTCGAATTGAATAAACGATTTATTAAAGATTTTATTCCCAAACCTGATGAGGGTTATATTTCGTTAACTACACATAACAACAAGGCAGAAGCGACGAACAGATCGGAGCTGGAAAAGATTGAATCGAAGTCGAAAGAGTATAAGGCTATAATCGATGGAAAGTTTCCCGAGTATTCGTATCCTAACCAAGAAAACTTAGAATTAAAAGTTGGGGCACAAGTCATGTTCGTGAAGAATGACAGTAGCCCAGATAAGCGTTATTTTAATGGTAAGATAGGCAAGGTTATTCACTTGGATTCAGATGAAGTTATGGTACATTGTCCAGATGATGATTTTAATATTATTGTGACCCCTGAAATTTGGGAAAATATAAACTACACTGTTGACCCAGATACAAAGGCCATTTCTGAAGAAAAAATAGGTTCTTTTACCCAAATACCTTTGCGCTTGGCATGGGCTATAACTATTCATAAAAGTCAAGGCTTAACGTTCGAAAAAGCAATCATTGACGCCGAAGGTGCCTTTGCACATGGGCAAACCTATGTGGCATTGAGTAGATGCAAGTCTTTGGAAGGCTTGGTTCTAAAAAGTAAAATCCATTCCAATCAGATCATAAGCGACGCGCATGTTACTGCATTTAATGAAGATGCTGAAAACAATGCGCCGGATGAAAATATTTTAGAGGATTCCCGGAAAAATTTTCAGTTGGATCTAATTGAAGAACTCTTCGATTTTTATGAACTATTATATCCCGTAAATCGGATTCTGGATATTTATTATAAAAACAGAACTATTGTTGAAGGACCAGTTGAAAAGGTGTTTTTAAAAATAAAGGACACATTAACCCATTTTTTAAAAATAGGAAATGGATTTAAAAATCAACTCAAAGAATTATCATATCAATCCAACGAGTTACCAGAACTAAACGAGACCATTCAGGATAGGTTTAAGAAAGCCATGGCTTATTTTAAAGTCCAAACAGAAACAAACATCGCAGAGCCTTTAAAAACTTTTGGATTCACAACCGATAACCAAGCGGTTGGCAGCGAAATAACTAAACAGCTCGATAATTTTGAAGAGTTGTTAGATATAAAGCTGTTGTATTTCAATAAAATTTCAAATGGTTTTAATTCTAATTTGTTTTTAGAATTGAGAGCCAAAGCCGTTTTTAATGCCAAACAACAGCCTAAAAAGAAAAGAAAAAGCGTTGTTGAGGGGACAAGTAACGTCGAACTTTTTGAGAAACTGCGACTGCTTAGAAACGATATTGCTCAGGAAAAGTGTTTGGTACATTTTCAAGTGTTTACTCAAAAGGCTCTATACGACATGTGTGAAACCTTGCCGACAAATAACGGTGAGCTTTTAAAAGTAAACGGAATGGGAAAAACACGTGTTGAAAAATACGGTACCGCTATTTTGAAAGTGATTAGGACATATTGCGAGGAGCATGATATTGAAATTTCGGGTGAAGCTGAAATTTTTGACGAACCAAAGAAAACGAAGAAGAAAGTAGATACCAAAAAGGAATCATTACAATTATTCCAATCGGGAAAATCTATTGAAGATATTGCTGAAGAACGTGAACTGACTTCCAATACCATTTTCGGCCATCTGACCAGTTTTATTGCAACCGGTGAAGTTAAAATAACCGATTTAATGACTGCTGAAGATTATGACGAACTCAAGAGCATAATTCCCCAAAAAAGTTTTGAAGGCCTGTCGGATTTGAAACAGCAGTTGGACGACAAATACAGTTATGCCGAATTACGCTTGGTGGTAAATGATTTAGCTAAAAGTTGA
- the thrS gene encoding threonine--tRNA ligase, translating into MIHITLPDGSVKTFDEGVTAMDVAKSISEGLARNVISASFNGTTVETVTPLTIDGNLVLYTWKDDEGKTAFWHSSAHVLAQAIEELYPGAKLTIGPAIENGFYYDVDFGEHSISEKDFKSIENKMLEIARGKHDFKMRSASKADALELYNDNPFKTELIENLEDGTITFCDHSTFTDLCRGGHIPNTGIIKAVKILSVAGAYWRGDENKPQLTRVYGISFPKQKELTEYLNMLEEAKKRDHRKLGKELELFTFSQKVGQGLPLWLPKGAALRERLENFLKAAQKKAGYDMVVTPHIGQKELYVTSGHYAKYGEDSFQPIHTPKEDEEFLLKPMNCPHHCEVYKHYQWSYKDLPVRYAEFGTVYRYEQSGELHGLTRVRGFTQDDAHIFCTADQLDAEFKNVIDLVLYVFGSLGFENFTAQVSVRDPKNPDKYIGDVSNWEKAEQAIINAASDKGLDYVIEEGEAAFYGPKLDFMVKDALGRRWQLGTIQVDYNLPERFDLTYKGSDNESHRPIMIHRAPFGSMERFVALLLEHTGGNFPLWLMPTQAIILSISEKYEKYAQKVLNLLENNEIRALVDHRNETIGKKIREAEMQKHPYMIIIGEQEEQESKITVRQHGGADLGMISVEAFTEIINKEIKKTLKSF; encoded by the coding sequence ATGATACATATTACTTTACCCGATGGGAGCGTAAAAACGTTTGACGAAGGCGTTACAGCAATGGATGTTGCAAAAAGCATTAGCGAAGGCTTGGCAAGGAATGTTATTTCGGCCAGTTTTAATGGCACAACCGTAGAAACCGTAACCCCGCTGACCATCGATGGTAATTTAGTATTATATACATGGAAGGACGACGAAGGCAAAACGGCCTTTTGGCACAGTAGTGCGCACGTTTTGGCTCAGGCTATTGAAGAACTTTACCCTGGTGCTAAACTTACTATTGGCCCGGCGATTGAAAACGGATTTTATTACGATGTGGATTTTGGCGAGCACAGCATTTCTGAAAAGGATTTTAAATCTATTGAAAACAAAATGTTGGAAATAGCCAGAGGCAAGCACGACTTTAAGATGCGTTCGGCCAGTAAAGCAGATGCTCTTGAACTGTACAATGACAATCCGTTTAAAACCGAATTGATTGAAAACTTGGAAGACGGCACGATTACTTTCTGTGACCATTCTACGTTTACCGACTTATGCCGCGGCGGGCATATCCCGAACACTGGCATCATTAAGGCGGTTAAAATTTTGAGTGTTGCAGGTGCTTACTGGCGCGGCGATGAAAACAAACCACAATTAACTCGTGTTTATGGCATTTCGTTCCCTAAACAAAAGGAACTTACCGAGTATTTAAACATGCTCGAGGAAGCGAAAAAACGCGACCACAGAAAACTAGGTAAAGAGTTGGAGCTTTTTACTTTCTCGCAAAAAGTTGGTCAAGGTCTTCCGTTGTGGCTCCCCAAAGGAGCTGCTTTGCGCGAGCGTTTGGAAAATTTCCTTAAAGCCGCCCAAAAGAAAGCGGGCTACGATATGGTGGTAACACCCCATATTGGACAAAAAGAACTTTATGTTACTTCCGGGCATTATGCCAAATATGGAGAAGATAGCTTTCAGCCTATCCACACCCCAAAGGAAGATGAAGAGTTTTTACTAAAACCAATGAACTGTCCGCACCACTGCGAAGTTTACAAACACTACCAATGGAGTTATAAAGATTTACCTGTTCGATATGCCGAATTCGGTACCGTTTATAGATATGAGCAAAGTGGTGAATTGCATGGTTTAACCCGTGTTCGTGGTTTCACTCAAGATGATGCCCATATTTTCTGTACGGCCGACCAGTTAGATGCTGAGTTTAAAAATGTAATAGACTTGGTACTTTATGTTTTCGGTTCGTTAGGGTTTGAAAACTTTACGGCGCAGGTATCCGTAAGGGATCCTAAAAACCCCGACAAATATATTGGTGATGTTTCCAATTGGGAAAAAGCCGAACAGGCCATTATCAATGCAGCCTCCGATAAAGGTTTAGATTATGTGATTGAAGAAGGCGAAGCCGCATTTTATGGGCCGAAGTTAGACTTTATGGTAAAGGATGCTCTAGGCAGACGTTGGCAACTGGGCACCATTCAGGTAGATTACAATTTACCGGAGCGTTTCGACTTAACCTATAAAGGTAGTGATAACGAATCGCACCGTCCTATTATGATTCACCGTGCGCCATTTGGAAGTATGGAACGTTTTGTAGCGCTGTTACTTGAGCACACAGGTGGAAATTTCCCGCTTTGGCTCATGCCGACCCAAGCTATTATCCTATCTATTAGTGAGAAATACGAAAAATACGCGCAAAAAGTTTTAAATTTGCTAGAAAATAACGAAATTCGCGCCCTTGTAGACCATAGAAATGAGACCATTGGGAAGAAAATTCGGGAAGCCGAAATGCAAAAACACCCGTATATGATTATCATTGGCGAGCAAGAAGAGCAAGAAAGTAAAATAACTGTGCGTCAGCACGGTGGAGCAGATTTAGGCATGATTTCTGTAGAAGCGTTTACGGAAATCATAAATAAAGAAATCAAAAAAACGTTGAAATCGTTTTAA
- the infC gene encoding translation initiation factor IF-3 → MNSKITAQKLRLVGDNVEVGIYTKGDAMRIANELELDLVEISPNADPPVCKVMDYKKFLYEQKKREKALKAKASKVTIKEIRFGPQTDDHDYEFKKKHAEKFLKEGAKLKAFVFFKGRSIVFKEQGQILLLRLAQDLEEFGKVEQMPKLEGKRMTMFIAPHKK, encoded by the coding sequence ATTAACTCTAAGATTACAGCACAAAAACTACGTTTAGTTGGAGATAACGTAGAGGTGGGCATTTATACCAAAGGTGATGCCATGAGAATAGCCAACGAGTTGGAATTGGATTTAGTTGAGATATCGCCTAACGCCGACCCTCCTGTTTGCAAAGTTATGGATTACAAAAAGTTTCTTTACGAGCAAAAGAAACGTGAAAAAGCTTTAAAGGCCAAAGCCAGTAAAGTAACCATTAAGGAAATTCGTTTTGGGCCTCAAACCGATGACCACGATTACGAATTTAAAAAGAAGCACGCCGAAAAGTTCTTAAAAGAAGGTGCCAAATTAAAAGCTTTTGTATTCTTTAAAGGACGTTCTATCGTGTTTAAAGAGCAAGGTCAAATTTTGTTGTTAAGACTGGCACAGGACCTTGAAGAATTTGGTAAGGTGGAACAAATGCCAAAACTGGAAGGTAAGCGAATGACGATGTTCATCGCCCCGCATAAAAAATAA
- the rpmI gene encoding 50S ribosomal protein L35, giving the protein MPKMKTKSSAKKRFKLTGTGKIKRKHAFKSHILTKKSKKRKLALTHDTLVHKADEDNIKTMLRLK; this is encoded by the coding sequence ATGCCTAAAATGAAGACAAAATCCAGCGCCAAAAAACGCTTTAAGCTAACTGGTACTGGTAAGATTAAAAGAAAGCACGCTTTTAAGAGCCACATCTTAACAAAGAAATCTAAAAAGCGTAAGCTTGCGTTAACCCATGATACTTTAGTACATAAGGCTGACGAAGACAATATTAAAACCATGTTACGTTTAAAGTAA
- the rplT gene encoding 50S ribosomal protein L20, with the protein MPRSVNSVAKRARRKKVLKQAKGYFGRRKNVWTVAKNAVDKAMQYSYRDRRNKKRTFRALWITRINAGAREHGLSYSQFMGKLKANDIELNRKVLADLAMNNPEAFKAVVEKVK; encoded by the coding sequence ATGCCAAGATCAGTAAATTCTGTAGCAAAAAGAGCCAGAAGAAAAAAGGTTCTAAAACAAGCAAAAGGTTACTTCGGACGTCGTAAAAACGTTTGGACAGTAGCAAAAAATGCGGTTGACAAAGCGATGCAATACTCGTACAGAGACCGCAGAAACAAAAAGAGAACATTCCGCGCTTTATGGATTACGCGTATTAACGCCGGAGCCAGAGAACACGGTTTATCTTATTCTCAATTTATGGGGAAATTAAAAGCTAACGACATCGAACTAAACCGTAAGGTTCTAGCCGATTTAGCTATGAACAACCCAGAAGCTTTTAAAGCTGTAGTAGAGAAAGTAAAATAA